The Deltaproteobacteria bacterium IMCC39524 DNA segment CTTGATGTAAGTGATTTTCACCATGTTCGTATCAATCACTCTAACCTGTTTGCAAAGGGTCGAAACCACATAAACGGTATTGAGAATTTCTGGAATCAGGCCAAGCGTCATTTGCGCAGATTCAACGACATTCCCAGAGAGCATTTTGGGCTCTTTTTGAAGGAATGTGAGTGGCGTTTCAACATCCCTGACCCAAAAACTCAATTGTTACTGTTAAAACAACTAGTTAAAGAGAATATGGGCTAGTAATCTAGGACAGCCCCAAAAGTAAAAGTTTTTTGCTTCTACGTTTTTCAACATTTTACATCTAACTTCAACCTTTTGCGAAAAACCTTTTTAACGAAAAGACTAATGAATAAACCCAGCAATAAAACCATAGTAGACTCATTGAGTAATGTCACGTCGCCAACAGCGACAGATATCCGGCCCGTAGATTTTTCAACAGGTTCCGATGTCGTCATCCGCATTGAAGACCTCTGGAAAGAATACCGCCTCGGCATCATAAATCACGGCACCTTGTCCAAGGATCTTAATTCCTGGTGGGCCAAAGTTCGTGGCAAAGAAGACCCGAACCGGAAAATCGATTCAACGATTCAACAAATCAATGATTCAACAATTGAAACGCTCGACAGGTTTTGGGCACTGAAGGACATTTCCTTCGATGTAAAACAAGGAGAAGTCCTTGGTGTCATAGGAAAAAATGGTGCTGGTAAATCAACTCTGCTGAAAATCCTTTCTCAAGTGACTACGCCGACAAAAGGATTGATTAACATCAAGGGGCGTGTAGCCAGTTTGCTAGAAGTTGGTACCGGTTTTCATCCTGAGTTGACAGGTCGCGAGAATGTGTTTCTCAATGGTGCGATCCTTGGTATGAGTAAGCAGGAGATTCGTAGAAAGTTCCATGCGATCGTTGATTTTGCCGAGATTGAAAAGTTTATTGACACGCCGGTCAAACGTTATTCATCTGGAATGTATGTTCGCCTGGCCTTTGCCGTTGCAGCGTATTTAGAGCCTGAGATTTTAATCGTAGATGAAGTCTTGGCCGTGGGGGATACGGTTTTTCAAAAAAAGTGTATCGACAAAATGCTAGAGGTTAGCGCACAAGGGAGAACGATTCTGTTTGTTTCCCACAACTTTTCAGCAATCAAGTCTCTGTGTAGCAGAGCTGTGTTGTTGAATAAGGGCCAGTGTGTATTTTCTGGAAAGGTGGAAGAAACTATTGATGTTTATGCTGGCGAAAAGAGGCTTTCAGGTAGAGAAATTGATTTGAGCAATGTTGAACGTAAAAACACGGCTCAGGAACTGGTTTTTGAGAAAATAACATTCTTGAATTATCCGGTTCGATTTGGAGTGCCGATAAAATTCAAAGTAAAATTAAAGTCGATGGGGATGAAGAGGGTGTTCCCTGAACTTGATTTCGGTTTTGCCATACACGACAAAAACCAGAACACTATAATTCATTGCAGCAACAGGTATAAAAATCTTCATTTTGAGCATGTATCAGATGCAGATGAATATCTTTTTGAAATAGAGAATATCCTAAAGCCTGACGTGTACTCTCTTGTGTTTTTCTTGCGAAGTAACGAAGTCATTCAAGACTGGATTAGTGGCGTTGTTAAACTCGAGATTGAAGATGGGAACCCGTATGAATTCCATGATACCAAGCAGATTCAAGGAGCGCTCCTGCCAGAATTTAATATTAGCTTTGTGAGGGCTTCGCAATGAATTTTCTTCTAAAATTTATCGTTCGTGTAATTGTAAAGACGATAGGCTCGGATGCTGCTAAGAAATTAATACTAGAAATCGCCAAGTACGCTCGTTTAGATCTGCTTCACGTTGCGTACAATAATTTAGGTATCCTGAAATGTGAAAACAACATAGTCAGTGGTGAACATTTTTTGGCAACCAAAGTGCTTAAAAAAAACCTTTGCAATATTGAAACGCCTGTCATGTTCGATGTAGGCGCCAATGTTGGCAAATACTCACGGATGTTAGCGAAAGAATTTCCATCCGCGCGGATCTATGCCTTTGAGCCTAATATCAATACATATAAGCAGTTGGTGGATAATGTTGGTGACGTGGGCAAGTGTTATAATGTGGGCATGGGAGAGGAGCAAAAGGCTGAGAAAATTTTTACCTACTCGGACAGTCTTGCTAGCTCGCATGCCAGTATTTATGGTGATGTGTTCCGCACGTTTCACAAGCGTGATGATATAGTCGGGATTGATTTTCAGTTGACGTCACTTGATCTTTTCTGTGAGATGGAAAAGATAACCAAAATTGACTTTCTTAAAATAGATACCGAAGGGAACGAACTCAATGTTCTGAAAGGTGCAGAACAAATTCTTGCTGACGGCAAGATCAAAATTATCCAGTTTGAATTTGGCGAGTGTGACGTCTTTTCGCGAGTGTTTTTACGCGACTTCTATGAAATCCTCTCTGCTTACAAGATGTACAGACTTGATTCTAATCGGCTTATCCCCCTTTTTGCATACGAGTCGACAAATGAAATTTTTCGTTTTCAAAACTTCATTGCGGTTAGAAATGATTTTGCTTTCCATGAGGGGCTGTAAAGATAACCATGCTAATAGTTAAAAAAGTTATAAAAAAGATGCTTCCTGTGAAGTTAAGAGAAATTCTAGGAACTCTTTCTGAACAACAAAGTAAGACTACAAAAAACAAGCAGATTGCAGTGAAAAATCATCATAAGGTCACTTCGCTTTTGAGAAGTGATCTGCCAATAAAGCTGGAACTTGGCGCAGGAGAAAGGCGAGGTGTAACCGGATGGACCTATGCTGATATTAACGAAAATTGCGATCTGGTATTGGATTTAACCCAGCCATTTCCTTTTCCGGATAACAGCGTAAGTATGATCTATTCGTCTCATATGTTGGAGCATTTCGAATATCATGAATTGATGACATTGCTCTCTGAATGCCTACGGGTTTTGAAGCCTGGTGGTATATTCAGAGCGTCTGTTCCGAATGCGCGTATTTATCTGGAAGCATATTGTGCCCCAGATGGTTTTCGTCCCGAAATATTCTGCCGATACGAACCTGCTTATAATGCTAATTCTAAAATTGATTATGTGAATTATATGGCGTATATGGCTGGACATCATAGGTATATGTTTGATGAGGAAAACCTCGTTGCGGTCTTAAACTTGGCCGGGTTTAATAATGTGAGGTTGAGAGGTTTTGACAAAACACTTGATTTGGAAGTCAGAGATTTTCAGTCAATTTATGTGCAGGCCGAAAAGTAGTTATGGGGAGTCACAACTTTAGTGAGCGATTTACATCTAAAAACTCCGGTTTTATTCCTTGTCTTTAATCGACCGGATACGACCAAAAAGGTTTTTGAGGCTATTAAACAAGCCAAGCCGAAACAACTCTTTGTGGCTGCGGATGGTCCACGTGAGAACAAGTTAGGTGATGCTGAAAAATGCGCACAGGTCCGCCGCATAATTGAGTCGGTTGATTGGGAGTGTGACGTAGTAACTCTGTTCCGGGAAAAGAACCTTGGCTGTAAAATAGCCGTTAGTTCCGCCATCGATTGGTTTTTCGAGAACGTGGAGGGGGGTATCGTTCTTGAGGATGATTGCCTCCCCTCCTATTCATTCTTCTCGTTCTGCGAAGAACTCCTTCAGAAGTATCAAAATGATACTCGTGTGATGCAGATTTGTGGATCTAATTTAGTGAAAGAGCGGAGTGGGAATGTCTACAGTTATATGTTCTCTAACTATGGCCCTGTCTGGGGGTGGGCGACTTGGAGAAGAGCCTGGAACTATTATGATGTAGATATGAAATTGTGGCCAGAGGTTAGAGACGCTAAGTTATATGAACACTTTTGTCAGAGTTACGAAGAGTCAATGTATCGGTCAGCATTATATAATAAGGTGTTCGCTGGAGAAATTGATACTTGGGACTATCAATGGGGGTTCGCGAAGATGATTAACCATGGTTTGAGTATAATCCCTGCTTTTAATTTAGTCTCAAACGTTGGTTTTGGGTTCGATTCAACCCACACATCATCAGAGTGCTCCTTTTCAAATTTGGAGTTATGTGAATTAAGTGACCCTATAAGTCATCCACCGTACGTTATTAGGGATAAATCATTTGATGCTAAATTCAATGATCTTTATGTCCCCCCAAAAAAATCCGTATTAGAAAGAATATTTAACATCCACAAAATGTAAAAAGGTTGTATCTGTCATGTTTTGTAAAATATATAAGAAGTTAAAAAGGTATCTAATTTCTGAAAAAGATATTCAAACCAAAGATGGGACCTATTTGAATGAATATGAATCTCAAGAAAGTTTGAATATAAATATTATCGGGAGCAAAAAACCAACATTAAATATTGGCAAAGGGTCTTACGTAAACGGAATCGATTTATACTGCTGGGATGATCGTATTGAGGTAAGTATTGGGAGGTATTGCTCCATTGCTGACAAGGTGACGATAATTGCTGGGGGTGAACATGATATGGATTGGGTTACAACATACCCGTTCATTCCAAAATGGAAAGTTGAGGACCTTTATCATCTGCAAAAGCCTAGATTTAAAGGCGATATAAAAATTGGAAACGATGTGTGGATAAGTAATAATGTAGTCATTCTTTCCGGTGTGACCATATCTGATGGTGCTGTAGTCGGTGCGGGAAGTATCGTTACTAAAGATGTAAATCCATACAGTATTGTTGCTGGTAATCCAGCGAGAGTTGTCAAGAAACGCTTCTCTGACGATATTATTGAACAATTGCTAGATATAAAATGGTGGGATTGGGATGAGGAGAAAATACATGAAAATTTAATCTTGTTGAGTAGAGTTAATGATTTTATTCAACAACATAAGTGTTAATTATTTTTTGGCGTACGAATCGGTTTATGTTTGCCAACTCAGGTGTTGCTTTTATAAGCGCTTTTTCTTGATTTTGAAGAGTTATCTCCCAATGAGTGTGAATTCTTACAAGGTTGTCCGCAGTGCCGCAAGTCGGCTGACGTTTAAAAAATTTAGTAAGTTTATTTTCGGCTATCGTGCACTCTTCAGATATCTCAAGGCGGGCGTTTGAAATTTTCTGGTGCCGATAGATTATACGAGGACAAAAGAACTCCCTGCACTACTTAGATTGTTCCGAAATTCTAGAAAGAAAGAATGATGCACTCAGAATACTGGATGTGGGATCCCCACAGATTTTATCTCTTTCTCTGAGTCTGTACTCAGATTTGTGGGATATCGTTTATATCAATCCTTTCGAGCCAGAATTAAATGATTTGAGATCAAAAGTACAAACTCTAAATTTAGAGAATGTCATGAAGAAGACATCCATAAACGAATGTCATTGAAGGTCGGGTTCGGATGGCGTTCTTCCGTGCTTGGGCGGTTGTTTAATGTTCTTTCAACTATTTTTATGACATCTGAAAAGAGTTTTTCTTCACTGAAGAAGCCTTATCTCGCTATCTTCGCACTGAAAAAAGAAGAGTGAAATGAAAATAGGTTTGATAACAACATTAAAGACCAATATCGGGGATGATTTTATCCGTGAGGGGATATGCTCGGTTTTGAGAAGAGTCTTCCCGTCACGTAGTGTTGAATTTGTCCCTATAAATAAACATAAACCTTATACCGCTTACCCCACATGGCATCCTGCCCGACTCGCGAGTTGGTCAGAGAGACTCCCGGCTGTTCCTGGTCGCGGAATAGTGAGGCGTTTAGGAGTTAACCTTGCTCCAAAATTGGGAAATAGCTTTTTTGATAGTTGCGACTTGATCGTGCAATGTGGTGCTCCAGTTTTCTGGCCAAATTGTCATGCCAACGAATGGGCCAAACCACTTTGGAGTGACGTGGTCGGGCGGCTGTACAAGAAGATCCCGGTGCTCAACTTGGCCGCCGGATCATGTTATCCGTGGGAAAATCAAAAACTTTACCGTGAGAGCCCGGATGACAGGCCATACATTGAAGAGATTCTAAGTTACTGCCGATTGACTACCGTGAGAGATGGACTTGCCAAGGATGTCTGCAACTGGGCCGGCTTTGATGTGCCGGCTATTCCTTGTAGCGCTTTTCTTGCAGCGAAGGGGCAAACAGCACCATTAGATGATTCGGGCCTTGTGTTGATCAATTTCATGGAAGGCGGAGGGCATTTTTCCTGGGGGCAGGGAACGGATTCTGCCTTGTGGAGAAAAACCGTTTTGGGTTTGATCGAACGCCTGCGCAAGCGACATTCTTTAGCGCTATTGTGCCACGACGAAAACGAGTATCAGCTTGCGCACAGCTTGGCACCTGACCTGCCCAGGATCTTCCCGAAGACCCCTGTCGAATATTTTGCAATGGCAAAAAGTGCGAAGTTCGCACTGTGTAATCGCATGCACGCATCCGTTGGCATGGCCGGTCTTGGCATCCCCTCTATTGCTGTGTGTACCGATACTCGGCTTCTGATGGTTAAGGAGCTTGGCTTGTCTACCCATTATGTTAAGGATGTGACCTTGGATGCGCTTGAATCTGAGACTGAAGCTGCGGTGAAGACTAGGGATTCAGAGAAAGAGCGTTTACTCTGCCTTCAACATTCAACGCTTGACCAATATGTCGGAGCAGTTGAGGCGATTGTCTCCTGAGAGGGCGAGTGATGAAAATTCTCATTTATCGCCCTGATAACATCGGGGATGTAGTCCTTTTCAGCGGAGCGTTGAAGCATATACGAAGGCACTATCCCGGAGCCTTTATTACCATTGCAGTGAAAACTCATGTCCGGGATGTCTTGGAATTATGTCCTCATGTCGATAAGTGTATATCTCTCGACCAGTTAAGTTGGACTCGCGTAACAAGGTGGTTTACCTCTAAAAGCCAAATTTTGTTCGGGTGTGTGATGCGACTCCAAGGCCTGTTTAATAACTGTTTTTCTCCATACGATTTGGTGATTTATCCAGTTAAGTCGCCTCAAGTCGTTCACTTAAGACAACTACACAAGTTAGGATATCGCAGTATTGTTGGAATGACTGGATCTGACAGTTGTCAACCAAAGGGTGGCTACCCAGCCGAGCTGGAGCCCATAAATTTGTTTACAGAAAGCTTCGACACCTCCGTGGAGGATCCGTGGAGGCATGAGATTCTGACAACGATTGATTTTCTGAATTATCTAGGTTGCTCAATTAAAGATGTTAATGATGTTACTCCAGAATTCTGGTTTTCTCCTTCTGATAAAAACCTTCTGGAAAATTATAGTGTTAAGGGAAAGAAAGTTGTAGGAGTTTTTCCCGGCGCGGCTGATGTATACAGATGCTGGGATGTGGCAAATTATCAAGCTCTCGCTAAAGACATAAAAGGAGATATCATTTATGTCTTATTGGGGAGTGAGAGCGATAAAAGAATCGGTTCTGAAGTTGAAAAAGCGTTATATCGCGGTTGTGATAAGTGTTGTGTTGTGAATTTGATCGGGAAAACTACACTTAGAGAACTTTCCCTTGTGATCAAAGAATGTGACTTGTTTATTGGAATGGAAACGTCTGGGTTGCATATCGCAATTGCTCTCGACATATCTTCAGTTGGAATTGTTGGAGGGGGGCATTTTGGTCGCTTTGTCCCTTGGGGTAATCCCAAAAAACATAAAATTCTCACCAAAAGAATGGAATGTTTCCACTGTAACTGGATTTGTATCAAGAGTTATGTCGAATGTATTCAGGATGTTTCATCCTCAGACGTGGCTGCCAGTGCAAATCGGTTTCTACACTAAATTACTTAAAGAATCTTTTCGATCTAAGTCTGATGCGTAGAATGTTTAACGAATGACAATAAACCTGTTATTGGTTTTTTTATCCTCAGTAGAAAAACATTCTTTTTGGCTATGCATCAAGTATTAAGGACTATCCTCTTAAGGCTTTTTTGTGATGTTTTCAAGGTTCTTGAAGAAAGGCCGATTCAACTCGCAAGTGCAACAAGTGACTTGTCGAAGACTACCTCGTTAGGGGTTCGATAACCAAGGCACTTTCTTGGCCGGTTGTTCAGTCTGTTCATAGCGAACTGAATCTCCTCTTCAGTGACAGTTCTGAAATCACGATGTTTAGGAAAATACTGTCGAATCAAGCCGTTCATGTTTTCGTTGGTGCCACGTTCCCATGATGCATAGGGGTGTGCAAAATAAAAGTCAGCATCCAGGCTTTTGGCAATACTTTTGTGCTGAGCAAATTCCTTGCCGTTGTCTGAGGTCAGGGTGTGAACCTTCTTCGCGTGAGGCCTTAACAAACGGACGATGGTTGCAGCGACCTGGTCGGCTGTCTTGCGTTCAACCTTGGCAATGAGTGCCAATCGCGCTTTACGTTCAGTGAGCGAAACGATGGCTTGCTTGTGGCCTTTGCCAATAATGGTGTCGAGTTCCCAGTCGCCGATCCGTCTCCGCTCGGCGACAATTGCAGGACGGTCTTCAATGCTTGTGCGGTCTAACAGTTGGCCTCGACGCTCTTTAGCTCCATAACGTTTCTTGCGTTTCTTTTTACAACGCAGGTGCTGGTACAGGTCGCCGCCGGTGTTTTTGTCCGCCAGGATGTATTGGTAAATCCGTTCATGACTGACTGTAGGTTAGCCGGTTCGTTGTAGCCAGTCGGTGATCTGTTCGGGACTCCAGTCCAGTCTGATTTGTTTCTCAATCCGTTGCCAAGTTTTCGGCTGTATCACTGCTCGTGGCTTCTCACGATGCCTTTGTTCTGCCAGCATTTGTGCTTGTCTCGGACGATAGCCACGTTGGCCGCTGTTACGTCTCAGTTCACGGCTGATGGTTGACTTATGGACTTCGAGCAAAGCGGCAATACAGGTTTGTGAATGTCCTGCTTTCTTGAGAGCGTAAATCTGATATCTTTGTTCTCGGGCAAGCTGCGTGTAGTGTTTCATCTGTGCTCCTTTGACCGGCTAGTCTAGGTGACACAGATGCTACCGCAGCTTGCTCACTTAAACCAACCGCGCAAAGTTGCACTTACGAATTGAATTCAGGAAATCTAAAGATAGTCAGAAACCTAATAATGATCCATGGGTTCCACTTGGCCACTTCTATTCTCCCTTCCTGCTCTTGATGAAGTCAGGAAGAAAGAAGGGTACATATTTGATAGAAACCTAAGATGTTTTGCTGAGTTGATTGAATTCGGGTGATTAACTTTTTCCTGGAGTGTTGTTCCGATTGACTGAAGCTTACATGGTTGAGTTCATATAGAGGCCGTTTCTGGCCATGGTAGGCTGTTTAATGAAAAAGGCCGATTCAATTATGAACAGAACGTAAAGATGCAACCTTATGAGTTCTTGTACGACTGGTGTCATTGTAGTGCTTTTATGCAACAGCTATGTCTTTTTGCCAAGGAAGTCTTGTAACAGCGTGGTCCACTGGATGAAAGTTTGTGGTTTTCGCTAGAGTTGGATTTGTTTCTCACGCTTGCCAATGTTGTTATAAGTGGCAAACCATGACCGAAGATAAAAATTGTCCTTCACGATAATCGCAGGATGGTAACCGGAAGGAGTGTTGCTGCACAGGTTTCCCTCATTAGACGCTGTTGAGTTGGAGAAACATAATAAATGAACAGTCAGCTTTCGATCATAACCCCGGTCTACAATGGAGCTCGTTTTATCGAGTTCTGCATAAAGAACGTTATTGAACAGGATTGTCCTGTTGCCGAACACATAATCGTGGACGGTGGTTCGACAGATGGTACCGTGGAAATCATCAAGAGATATGTAGCCGAATTTCCACACATTCGTTGGGTTTCTGACAAGGATCGGGGTCAGTCAGATGCCATGAATAAAGGAATTGCAATGTCCAAAGGTTCAATCATTAGCTTTTTGAATGTTGATGATTTTTATGAGCCTGGAGTACTTGTTGTAATTCCTGAATTGTTCAAAAATCTTCCTGTACCGTCGTTGTTAGTTGGGGATTGCAATGTGTTGAATGATTCTGGTGTAGTAGAAGAAGTCAACAAACCCAAAAAATTAAAAATAACGGATCTGTTGATGGGTTGGGATATAAACCCATTTCCGACCAATCCCTCCCAATATTTTTATCATAAATCGTTACACGAAATAATTGGCCCATACGATATTAATGAGCATTATTCTCTTGATATTGATTTTGTCGCACGGGCAGTTCAGTCAGCTAATGTTCACTATGTGGATAAGGTTTTTGGTAATTATCGTAAGATAGCTGGGACTAAAACCACTAATGATATAATCAGTGGAGAAAATTACCCGAGATTTTTGTCGGTTCTTGAAAAATACCGGAAGGGACTCACTTTGTCTCAGAAATTACAGGTCGCGGTGATGAGACGAGTTATTAAATTACATGATCTTAAAAGGCGTTTTTTTTTAATAGGATGCCACATAGTATGAATGAATCTATAACGGTAAGTATCGTAATCCCCACCTATAATGATTTAGATAATTTGATGAGGGCTATAAGGTCAATTGAGCTGATGCAGTATCCCTGTAGTCATTATGAGGTCATTGTTGTTGATGATGGCTCCGTAGATGGAACAGGTGTATTTGTTAAAGACTTGATGGCCAGAGTAAAAATTAACCTAAATTATATTTACCAGGAAAACAAAGGACCCGCAGCGGCAAGGAACACAGGGATTAAGAAATCTCAGGGTAAGTATCTGCTTGTCATTGATTCAGATTGTTTTGTTGATAAGAATATTCTGAACCAATACCTTAGGCATTTTCCGAATGAGACTTTGGCTGGCGTCGGAGGGAATGTTCTGCCTGATAAAGAAAATACAGTAGCCAGATATCTCGATCATCTTGAAGTTTGGAGACCTGGTTATAGGGGTGAGAGGGTTACTTATCTCGTTACGGCAAATGCGTTTTTCCTTCGAGAAGCTATAGTTGGGGCCGGATACTTCGATGAAGATTTTCGTGTCCCAGGCGGAGAGGAACCAGAATTATGCCATCGGATCATAAAGAATGGTTACCATTTCAAATATGATGAGAATGCCAAGGTGACGCATTCTCATAGAACGACAATTAAGAGCATGATGAAGATGTTTTGCAATCATGGAAAAGGCTATGCAATATTTGTTAGTAAATGGCCAGAGGTTGGCCGTGGGAAAACCTTCTGTAGAACAATCTTTGGGATCGATGCCATTAGAAGATTTACTTCTATCTATATGAGAAACCTAAATATAGGTGAGGCCGTATTATATTTTATCTTGGATTACTTGAGAGTGGTTGCAACCTATTATGGCTATCGCTCGATCATGAAGGTGCGATAGGCTAGAATTATGCGGAAGGTTAGTATTGTCATGCCCGTTTACAACGGGTCTCGCTATATTGGTCAAGCTATAGAGAGTATCCTCAACCAATCTTTTCGAGATTTTGAACTTATAATTATTAATGATGGCTCAACTGATGACAGCGTGTTTAAAGCAAGGGCTTACTCTGATGCAAGGATAAAAATCATAGACCGTATAGAAAACTTTGGCCTGGCGGTCACGCGCAATGAAGGGGTTGCTGCTGCGTGTGGAACATATGTCGCCATGCTTGATTGTGATGACATTGCATGCTCGACGAGGCTTGAGGAGCAGGTTAGGTTTCTTGATCAAAACCCGGATTTCGGACTGGTTGGTTCATGGGTAGAACTCATTGATGTGGATGGCTGCTCTGATGGTGATGTCTGGCGATATGAAACATCAAGTTTGAAAATTCCCTGTGCCTTACTGTTCAATAACCGTTTTGCTCAGTCTGCTGTAATGATACGAAAAGATATACTGCCTGAAGGCCCCTATCGGCTGGAATTTCCCCCAGCTGAGGATTATGACCTGTGGGTACGTTTGTTGCCGCAGACTCGGGTAGCGAATATTCCCAAACCATTAGTTAGGTATCGAGTCCATCCTGGTGGAACGAGTCGCAAGCAGGCAATGGTCGCCGAGGCGAATACGCGGAAGATAGTTATTGCGCAAATCAACCGACTTGGCATCAACCCTGATGAAGGACAGGTTGAGATCCATCGCCTCATTGGCAGGGGAGAAGGGGCCATCGACGTCGAGACCTTGGGTCGAGCGGTAAAGTGGATTGATAGTCTTTTCGCTGCTAACATGACGGCCGGGGTTTATAGCCAAGAGGCGTTCTGTTCAATCCTTGGCGAGAAGTGGGCAGCCTTCTGCCAAGCTTCCAGCCATATCGGCTGGGACTCCTTCATGGCGTTTCACAGAAGCCCTTTTCGAAAATATGCGCAGATCTCTGCCGGAACTCTCTGCAGATTTATGCTTCGGAGTCTTTTCAAGATATGACACTCTCCGTTCGGCTATCAATAGTCGTCTGTACCTATAATCGTTACGAACTCCTGCGATGCTGCCTTGAATCACTTGTCGACCAGTCGTTGTCAACTGGACTGTATGAGGTAGTCATCGTCGACAACAATTCCACGGATGA contains these protein-coding regions:
- a CDS encoding glycosyltransferase, with the protein product MRKVSIVMPVYNGSRYIGQAIESILNQSFRDFELIIINDGSTDDSVFKARAYSDARIKIIDRIENFGLAVTRNEGVAAACGTYVAMLDCDDIACSTRLEEQVRFLDQNPDFGLVGSWVELIDVDGCSDGDVWRYETSSLKIPCALLFNNRFAQSAVMIRKDILPEGPYRLEFPPAEDYDLWVRLLPQTRVANIPKPLVRYRVHPGGTSRKQAMVAEANTRKIVIAQINRLGINPDEGQVEIHRLIGRGEGAIDVETLGRAVKWIDSLFAANMTAGVYSQEAFCSILGEKWAAFCQASSHIGWDSFMAFHRSPFRKYAQISAGTLCRFMLRSLFKI